The following coding sequences lie in one Drosophila bipectinata strain 14024-0381.07 chromosome XR, DbipHiC1v2, whole genome shotgun sequence genomic window:
- the LOC108133609 gene encoding NEDD8 ultimate buster 1 produces MSQIDNIFIQVRARLRSEGIKLWEEPYYSEDLGSIEAAMENLAAKYSDYFGIASDHCKCVLTELQDNALRKLAARQEFSVTGMATFKVRRIDNRGGTTTMLDIKCDLNSLGSDLQAAIADKLKLPDANHVKCIAGGKMVASNVTLSAQQLKNNQQLIVIVGQADNRNGALYERINRIKKDVETVVSSDNQMMEMEDQNGSPVFLPPAENRALLMGLGFCEKARAAMQREDYEEALLLLLEADERFATCNSQFLESVDNYALLNLDIVWCYLCLKNVTQLPDADRRLGICEKSFKRSYGEGFKRLYSLKGKACPERALIMRLHLLQGVVLFHQNRRDEAFERFEQASALLGELKVNEHDLTTLMEMGFELSESRLALRSCSGSRDVGQAIQFIQERRQQLKNARKQSKAERSMQRKYNRSKNKDCDWVNPRSICTLTEMGFDRRLAKLALQRSNNDVPQAVELLQTQFDDLVSALPRTSVSADDDQLKHLLHLGFEETAVRAALESTHNDVERAIEFLLRSFQTEEELKETMDRIRNLSIQENEPSTSSSSLSSMSPLLSPIMNSVLRQAQEEIDAMQAYQRFNSDINQNDQDYLDLPLVLEEQLLAEYRHLLEQ; encoded by the exons ATGTCGCAAATCGACAATATTTTCATTCAAGTGAGGGCTCGTTTGCGCTCCGAGGGCATCAAGTTGTGGGAGGAACCGTACTATTCCGAGGATTTGGGCAGCATCGAGGCGGCCATGGAG AACCTAGCCGCTAAGTACTCTGACTACTTTGGCATTGCCTCCGATCACTGCAAGTGCGTCCTCACCGAGCTGCAGGACAATGCCCTCCGAAAGCTGGCTGCCCGCCAGGAGTTCTCCGTCACTGGAATGGCCACCTTTAAGGTGCGTCGAATTGACAATCGTGGCGGCACCACCACCATGCTGGACATCAAATGTGACCTCAACTCTCTGGGCTCTGATCTTCAGGCCGCCATAGCTGACAAGTTGAAGCTGCCGGATGCCAATCATGTGAAATGCATTGCCGGTGGCAAGATGGTGGCCTCCAATGTCACCCTGTCCGCCCAGCAGCTGAAGAACAACCAGCAGTTGATTGTGATTGTCGGCCAGGCCGATAACCGGAATGGAGCACTTTACGAGAGGATCAATCGAATCAAGAAGGATGTGGAGACGGTGGTTTCGTCGGATAATCAAATGATGGAG ATGGAAGACCAGAATGGCAGTCCCGTCTTCCTCCCACCCGCCGAGAATCGTGCCCTGCTCATGGGTCTGGGCTTCTGTGAAAAGGCACGAGCTGCCATGCAACGCGAGGACTACGAGGAGGCCCTGTTGCTGCTCCTGGAGGCGGATGAGCGGTTTGCCACTTGCAACTCACAGTTCCTTGAGTCCGTTGACAACTATGCCCTTCTCAACCTGGACATTGTGTGGTGCTATTTGTGCCTCAAGAACGTGACCCAGTTGCCGGATGCCGATCGTCGCTTGGGAATCTGTGAGAAGAGCTTCAAACGGAGCTATGGCGAAGGCTTCAAGAGACTGTATTCCCTCAAGGGCAAAGCCTGTCCCGAAAGGGCTCTCATCATGCGGCTGCACTTGCTCCAGGGTGTGGTCCTCTTCCACCAGAATCGTCGCGACGAGGCATTTGAACGCTTCGAACAGGCTTCCGCCTTGTTGGGGGAACTGAAAGTCAACGAGCACGACCTAACCACGCTGATGGAGATGGGCTTCGAGCTAAGCGAGTCCCGGCTGGCTCTCCGGTCCTGTTCCGGTTCCCGTGATGTCGGCCAGGCTATTCAGTTCATCCAGGAGCGTCGGCAGCAGTTGAAGAATGCCCGGAAACAGTCCAAGGCGGAGAGATCCATGCAAAGGAAGTACAATAGATCCAAGAACAAGGACTGCGATTGGGTGAATCCTAGGAGTATTTGCACGCTGACCGAAATGGGTTTCGATCGTCGATTGGCCAAACTGGCGCTACAAAGAAGCAACAACGATGTGCCACAAGCG GTGGAACTCCTGCAGACCCAGTTCGATGATCTGGTGTCTGCCTTGCCCAGAACCAGTGTCTCTGCGGATGACGATCAGCTGAAGCATCTCCTCCATTTGGGCTTTGAAGAGACCGCCGTACGGGCAGCCCTCGAAAGCACCCACAATGATGTGGAGAGAGCCATTGAATTTTTGCTACGCTCCTTCCAAACTGAAGAGGAGCTCAAGGAAACCATGGATCGAATCCGAAATCTATCAATCCAAGAGAATGAGCCCTCTACCTCCAGCTCTAGCTTGAGTTCAATGTCGCCACTATTGTCGCCAATTATGAACTCAGTTCTACGTCAAGCTCAAGAAGAGATAGATGCCATGCAGGCCTATCAGCGTTTCAACTCGGACATCAACCAGAATGATCAGGACTATTTGGATTTGCCATTGGTTCTGGAAGAGCAACTCCTGGCAGAGTATCGTCACCTTCTAGAGCAGTAA
- the unc gene encoding uncharacterized protein unc, with translation MKTRPLGATTSTASFRAKQKDAGRMTGVGGGILCERERKHEAAMREREEQLKREKAATAAAAAAAQRVRQHRKIAGMLERDQAPKNRITHPREKYDPGGFRSGKIGAYTGYQAGRYHGGAGHGACFQTPGVQGLYHAAAHARVVQGDAGYGRFGVRGGYLGKGGPGGRAFHGAHGSVVKPVIPPPEPPKEKPKEDPKEKPKEKSKEEPKKESKKEPEKESKEEPKKEPPKEPVEQKEDPIPPIEPTPTNQPVEKAPNSDPKPQNPDPKPQNPDPKPPNPDPKPLNTDPKATDCEYRAERLRTQLEDLSQLSEQDFELGFRKWLDQEGIAREMHSHLRVELINCFNNTALGQLLNKAAGLQMAQSHALFLSPLALSLHTLVAEFLHSHNCHFTLSVFCSEMPHRQALPNFESRPEFTFKTAELEAVMTAVMGGEDMPADLELNRLVEAHYSENLAGQTQSLLMALMRSLVEVRREATKEKPQPQPESEKPVPEETVPSIILVTSSCQTEPSTILERHPEVDTSRLFQAEETDLFVGADGRSVFLGPRVSQALHAVEHQLGQLMCQLRHLSKSCVPPVEVISHSSFEQLLQRELRERERLTRAGESFNPAELVIKLPPPPPEKKATKKHEDVVYSDLGPIILPVENVTVPRMPVLHPEQLSSMAVVRQSLDQLHKKASQPQSRMYVSVERMEALAGEFCGCMQLLGNILNLSMEQEHAVGRNKGFAIGYEEGFTHGHFMGLQEGQQKEQHERAQKKKKLEREKEKEKAKEKEKDKNKDKGHDKEKVREKLREKKDPVRERRDFSQQKDTPGRSVATQTSKRRTHLKTAIIQTEGKTCQDAGNQASSREVYKDPLQKSNHDQKSYEQWIDEMLNSTSGQIFLERVELSLNKALELQKNRLDELYQVKLRHQAEMMRLSRRQSSWRTLCKRVEQDSHSSTEAKDLVQKIFRLLEHYESHHQILSEKIQQTEQAAEQATRIVPLWNDQNHVSFGNWNSIISSSLVSSSGVSTPHARPSNRSLAPKGAAIEAAVTPHVRHPYGDTVYPAVTYPCQVVAVPSAGHDSYMPIESRYSANPAIMQGPAGLSLPALEGVPAIKGPLGSTGSPDESPPRVEGGVGVPAIGGPTGSTGSPDESPPRVGGLEIAETARTSQDPVPVIPVMAPPTNSNQRDPDPGRPAMQNAATNTMPPPPTTTTRSSQAPSFEEALQSAKNRMLQLEQESDLLEKSFLSYLEKTKPKPQTPPKSSPQKPRRDTEEKEARRKLRSSCQREREQINRSLDHYRDWQRKVRREDAISVAQLEDLQKDRILPKMVDSKRSSPLWLSEPEDGQQDKYPFTNAIAEAREKLLGEIRHDKREDPGILRMEQPELQDQLLDKQEDWLAPLPPVEIPVLPRLPESFKSPALPFKPSEQREPLLSLTDLDHSRSSRSSGELSLLFRRAKEALGLTSEPNPLLDSSSDSSSFDLADGTAPLASAAPFQRGSPSQKLQRSMAKMQLLFGGSGIDKDPISVPLPSKVRPVSAPTAGSGLRESLRLGPSAVPRPQTAPVSAPPIVTSLPGLDSLSGVGALPGVSTLAGIPHLPAISSLSVTPNLPGKAPPPVTRPPALHLDISTSSSTPSSLSSKSPALAFQDLVADAVMGPDTTPEVSFSQEFWKRVNL, from the exons ATGAAAACACGTCCGTTGGGGGCCACAACGAGCACAGCATCCTTTCGGGCCAAGCAGAAGGATGCGGGCAGGATGACGGGCGTCGGCGGTGGGATACTCTGCGAACGGGAGCGGAAGCACGAGGCGGCCATGCGGGAGCGGGAGGAGCAACTGAAGCGGGAAAAGGCGGCCacagcggcggcagcagcggcggctcAGCGGGTGCGGCAACATCGCAAGATCGCCGGAATGCTGGAGAGGGATCAGGCGCCGAAGAACCGGATCACTCATCCCAGAGAGAAGTACGATCCGGGGGGATTTCGATCGGGCAAGATTGGAGCTTATACCGGATACCAGGCTGGAAGATATCATGGGGGAGCCGGCCATGGAGCATGCTTTCAAACCCCAGGAGTCCAAGGACTATATCACGCAGCCGCTCATGCCAGAGTAGTTCAGGGAGATGCAGGCTATGGAAGATTTGGAGTTAGAGGAGGATATCTAGGAAAAGGAGGCCCAGGTGGTAGAGCATTTCATGGAGCTCATGGATCGGTAGTGAAGCCAGTAATTCCTCCGCCAGAGCCCCCAAAAGAGAAGCCGAAAGAGGACCCGAAGGAGAAGCCGAAGGAGAAATCGAAGGAGGAACCGAAGAAGGAATCGAAGAAGGAACCAGAGAAGGAATCGAAGGAGGAACCGAAGAAAGAACCTCCTAAAGAGCCAGTGGAGCAAAAGGAAGACCCTATCCCACCCATAGAACCTACTCCAACCAACCAGCCCGTGGAGAAGGCCCCGAATTCCGATCCCAAGCCCCAAAATCCCGATCCCAAGCCCCAAAATCCCGATCCCAAGCCCCCTAATCCAGATCCCAAGCCCCTAAATACCGATCCAAAAGCCACCGACTGCGAGTACCGAGCCGAACGCCTCAGGACCCAACTGGAGGATCTATCGCAACTCTCCGAGCAGGACTTCGAGCTGGGATTCCGCAAGTGGCTCGACCAGGAGGGCATCGCCCGCGAAATGCACTCCCACCTCCGCGTGGAGCTCATCAACTGCTTCAACAACACCGCCCTCGGGCAGCTCCTCAACAAGGCAGCCGGCCTCCAGATGGCTCAATCCCATGCCCTGTTCCTCTCTCCCCTGGCCCTGTCCTTGCACACGCTGGTGGCCGAGTTCCTGCACTCCCACAACTGCCACTTTACCCTCTCTGTGTTCTGCAGCGAGATGCCGCATCGCCAAGCTCTGCCGAACTTTGAGAGTCGACCGGAGTTCACGTTCAAGACAGCAGAGCTCGAGGCGGTGATGACGGCGGTGATGGGCGGCGAGGACATGCCAGCGGACCTGGAACTGAATCGACTGGTGGAGGCGCATTATAGCGAGAATCTGGCGGGACAAACGCAGAGCCTGCTCATGGCTCTGATGAGGTCCCTGGTGGAGGTGCGAAGGGAGGCCACTAAGGAGaagccacagccacagccgGAGTCAGAGAAGCCTGTACCAGAGGAGACAGTGCCATCCATTATCCTCGTAACATCCTCCTGCCAGACAGAACCCTCAACCATCCTGGAGAGGCATCCCGAGGTGGACACCAGTCGCCTCTTCCAGGCCGAGGAAACCGATCTTTTTGTGGGCGCCGATGGGAGGAGCGTCTTTTTAGGACCTCGGGTCTCCCAAGCCCTGCACGCCGTAGAGCACCAGTTGGGCCAGTTGATGTGCCAGCTCCGCCACCTATCCAAGTCCTGCGTGCCGCCCGTCGAGGTGATCTCGCACAGTTCCTTCGAGCAGCTACTGCAACGTGAGCTCCGGGAACGTGAGCGTCTCACCCGCGCCGGCGAGTCCTTTAATCCCGCCGAGCTGGTCATCAAGctgccgccaccaccacccgaAAAGAAGGCAACAAAAAAGCACGAGGATGTGGTGTACTCCGATCTGGGGCCCATCATTCTGCCCGTCGAGAATGTCACGGTTCCGCGAATGCCTGTCCTTCATCCGGAGCAGCTCTCCAGTATGGCCGTAGTCCGGCAATCACTGGATCAGCTCCATAAGAAGGCCAGCCAGCCGCAGAGCAGGATGTACGTGTCCGTGGAACGGATGGAGGCCCTTGCGGGCGAGTTCTGTGGCTGCATGCAGTTGCTGGGCAATATCCTGAACCTGTCCATGGAGCAGGAGCATGCGGTTGGTCGGAACAAGGGCTTCGCCATTGGCTACGAGGAGGGGTTCACTCACGGACACTTCATGGGCCTCCAGGAGGGGCAGCAGAAGGAGCAGCACGAGAGGgcccaaaaaaagaagaaactgGAACGGGAGAAGGAAAAGGAGAAGGCGAAGGAGAAAGAAAAGGATAAGAATAAGGATAAGGGACATGACAAAGAAAAGGTCAGAGAGAAGCTGCGGGAGAAGAAGGACCCTGTCCGGGAGCGGAGAGACTTCTCCCAgcaaaaggacacacccggcAGGAGTGTAGCCACTCAAACCTCCAAGAGGAGAACCCACTTAAAGACCGCAATCATTCAAACGGAGGGGAAGACCTGTCAGGATGCCGGCAACCAAGCCAGCTCCCGGGAGGTGTATAAGGATCCTCTCCAGAAATCCAACCACGATCAGAAATCCTACGAGCAGTGGATCGACGAAATGCTGAACAGCACCAGTGGCCAGATATTCCTCGAGAGGGTGGAGCTGTCCTTGAACAAGGCCCTCGAGCTGCAAAAGAATAGGCTGGACGAGCTCTACCAGGTGAAGTTGCGCCATCAGGCCGAGATGATGAGGCTCAGCAGGCGCCAGAGCTCCTGGCGG ACTCTCTGCAAGCGCGTGGAACAAGACTCGCACTCCTCGACCGAGGCCAAGGACCTCGTCCAGAAGATCTTCCGCCTGCTGGAGCACTACGAGTCGCATCACCAGATCCTCTCCGAGAAGATCCAACAGACCGAGCAGGCCGCCGAACAGGCCACTCGCATCGTGCCCCTGTGGAACGACCAGAACCACGTGAGCTTTGGCAACTGGAACTCGATAATCTCCTCCAGCTTAGTGTCCTCCAGTGGCGTCTCCACACCCCACGCTCGTCCTTCCAACCGCAGTCTCGCTCCGAAAGGAGCTGCCATAGAAGCTGCTGTGACGCCGCATGTCCGACATCCTTACGGCGATACTGTCTATCCTGCTGTGACCTATCCTTGCCAGGTTGTGGCGGTGCCTTCTGCGGGTCATGACAGCTATATGCCAATAGAGTCTCGGTATTCCGCCAATCCTGCTATTATGCAAGGTCCTGCAGGACTAAGTCTACCGGCCTTGGAAGGTGTGCCAGCTATTAAAGGTCCTTTAGGTAGTACAGGAAGTCCTGATGAGAGTCCACCAAGGGTAGAAGGTGGCGTAGGTGTGCCAGCTATTGGAGGTCCTACAGGTAGTACAGGAAGTCCCGATGAGAGTCCACCTAGAGTAGGAGGTCTTGAAATCGCAGAAACAGCTCGCACTTCACAAGATCCTG TCCCAGTCATTCCTGTGATGGCTCCTCCTACAAATAGCAACCAAAGAGATCCTGATCCTGGCCGCCCTGCCATGCAGAATGCGGCCACCAACACCATGCCGCCgccccccaccaccaccactcgATCTTCTCAAGCTCCAAGCTTCGAGGAGGCTCTCCAAAGTGCCAA AAATCGGATGCTGCAGCTGGAACAGGAGAGCGATCTCCTTGAGAAGAGCTTCCTCAGTTACTTGGAGAAAACCAAGCCCAAGCCCCAAACGCCGCCAAAGTCTAGTCCCCAGAAACCGCGCCGGGATACCGAGGAGAAGGAAGCGCGACGCAAGCTCCGGTCCAGTTGCCAGAGGGAGCGCGAGCAGATTAATCGATCCTTGGACCATTACCGGGACTGGCAGCGGAAAGTGCGCCGGGAGGATGCCATCAGTGTGGCGCAGCTGGAGGATCTGCAAAAGGATCGCATCCTGCCCAAAATGGTGGACTCGAAGCGCTCCTCGCCGTTGTGGCTGTCGGAACCGGAAGATGGCCAGCAGGATAAGTATCCATTCACTAATGCCATTGCCGAGGCGAGGGAGAAGCTGCTGGGCGAGATCCGACACGACAAGCGAGAGGATCCAGGGATTCTCAGAATGGAGCAGCCAGAGCTGCAGGATCAGCTTCTGGATAAGCAAGAGGATTGGCTGGCACCACTACCTCCAGTCGAGATTCCAGTATTGCCACGATTACCGGAGTCTTTCAAGAGTCCAGCACTGCCCTTCAAGCCGTCGGAACAGCGGGAACCGCTCCTCTCGCTCACTGACCTGGACCATTCCAGAAGCAGTCGCAGCAGCGGGGAGCTGAGCCTGCTCTTCCGACGCGCCAAGGAGGCCCTTGGCCTGACCTCTGAACCCAATCCCCTCCTGGACTCGAGCAGCGATAGTTCCAGTTTCGATTTGGCAGATGGAACTGCTCCATTGGCCTCGGCTGCTCCATTTCAGAGGGGCTCTCCCAGCCAGAAGCTGCAACGTTCCATGGCCAAGATGCAGTTGCTCTTTGGTGGCTCGGGAATCGACAAGGATCCGATTTCTGTGCCACTACCGAGTAAAGTGCGTCCTGTCAGTGCTCCCACAGCTGGTTCGGGATTGAGAGAGAGTCTCCGTCTGGGTCCATCTGCTGTTCCACGTCCCCAAACGGCTCCGGTTTCAGCTCCTCCGATTGTGACATCTCTTCCTGGTTTGGATTCTCTTTCTGGTGTGGGTGCTCTTCCTGGTGTGTCAACTCTAGCTGGTATTCCTCATCTTCCGGCAATTTCTTCTCTGTCCGTCACTCCTAACCTTCCAGGGAAAGCCCCACCCCCAGTTACACGTCCTCCGGCCCTCCACCTGGACATCTCCACCTCCAGTTCCACGCCCAGCAGTCTCTCCAGCAAATCCCCAGCCCTTGCGTTCCAGGATCTGGTGGCCGATGCCGTAATGGGCCCCGACACCACGCCGGAGGTGTCCTTCAGCCAGGAGTTCTGGAAGCGCGTCAAtctgtga
- the LOC108133602 gene encoding angiopoietin-related protein 3-like, producing the protein MIFPVALISAITLISASLGSEETCHPLEEECETINVQRYFEKCHKKDVQLLRCMTDYSELQKQYSDLQSEDLKQYAQISKCQQSYSDLVRKHWEVQSQLSDEKVKNEQLHSKHLEVENLKALIKQQSEGIDILKDQIRELKEKSELATLTNQFRENIDKLEKIVKNGGIHENNPTKSEVGTGEVPTTPLPNIKIETTPKTETIDFPDPCPRDQEQLRVLREIKLPGLDPFKVVCRSDSSIGSRWLKVLKKMSHSQIFNRTYEDYERGFGDVGTDGSGEFFIGLNRLHRLTSGKRNEVVLYDTLGRSRCDHFIVGDRSDGYKVKSIGNCNGYGAMSPKQDSKFSTFDRDEDGVPDRNLAKEEGFGWWFDPGVSSAPYSPEEFYINMYIRRTD; encoded by the exons ATGATCTTCCCCGTGGCCCTCATTTCTGCCATTACCCTAATTTCCGCCTCCTTGGGATCGGAAGAA ACCTGCCATCCCCTGGAAGAAGAGTGCGAGACCATTAATGTGCAACGGTACTTCGAGAAGTGCCACAAGAAGGATGTCCAACTTCTAAGGTGCATGACAGACTATTCGGAACTTCAGAAACAATACTCGGATTTGCAGAGCGAGGATCTAAAACAATATGCCCAGATATCCAAATGCCAACAGAGTTATTCGGACTTGGTGAGAAAGCATTGGGAAGTGCAGAGTCAACTTAGTGATGAGAAAGTTAAAAATGAGCAGTTGCATTCGAAGCATCTGGAAGTTGAAAATCTAAAAGCTCTAATAAAGCAACAAAGTGAGGGAATCGACATCCTAAAAGATCAAATTAGGgaactaaaagaaaaaagtgaaCTTGCAACGTTGACTAATCAGTTCCGCGAAAACATCGATAAGTTGGAAAAAATAGTAAAGAACGGAGGAATTCATGAAAATAATCCAACGAAGTCGGAAGTAGGAACTGGGGAGGTCCCAACAACTCCACTGCCTAATATTAAGATTGAGACGACGCCCAAAACAGAAACCATAG attttccaGATCCTTGTCCACGAGACCAAGAACAATTAAGAGTCCTCCGCGAAATCAAACTACCAGGCTTAGACCCGTTTAAAGTGGTTTGTAGATCAGATTCGTCTATTGGATCTAGATGGTTGAaggttcttaaaaaaatgtctcATTCACAAATATTTAATCGCACGTATGAGGATTATGAACGTGGATTTGGCGATGTCGGAACTGATGGTTCCGGTGAGTTCTTTATTGGACTCAATCGATTGCACCGTCTGACCAGTGGAAAGCGTAATGAAGTAGTTTTATACGACACTTTGGGGCGAAGCAGATGCGACCATTTTATTGTGGGCGATAGAAGCGACGGGTACAAGGTGAAAAGTATTGGCAATTGTAATGGATACGGCGCGATGAGCCCTAAGCAGGACTCCAAATTTTCCACCTTCGATAGAGATGAGGATGGAGTTCCTGATCGTAATTTGGCGAAGGAAGAAGGCTTTGGCTGGTGGTTCGACCCTGGTGTGAG TTCTGCACCTTATAGCCCCGAAGAGTTTTACATTAATATGTACATCCGAAGAACAGATTGA
- the stg1 gene encoding uncharacterized protein stg1, translated as MRDYPSVPNVFRVASTHSINSENPYNNAKNLKVISNQNNSNSNTKSQESQPKPLAMHQLTTSASIERSNSTQHQQQQQQQPQKQLQPQQSPYATLPRGQRFVSQPHQQTGVINTISGSIPATGFGSMAGSFSDLQLNNIGNNRRQQQQQRQVTGFGNYKTPNELQHQQQQQQKQQQQQIQLQHQQQQQQHILRQQQHHLGGGIVGMPDHQGGISNMVNTSGGYLWLLTPVAASISVAIVIAALAGPQWLFTEEKLPNSNYNGTANFNALDDGAYITKYTKSSLWILCTTLPGLDVDSYNCIKIDYFPKEGYQPDPHDSTPAIPYTVTKSCPIFLAAGVFLVISFIVFLIPTCSHQNNLYYFSAGILFIVSGLVMLIGLIAYISILKAEIGSKLRPRSTLQPALFKVTYGQSFFLFVCGFIVTEFVGVLNIFLFINLQEVNYYSRLPCFSVANIQAKFKEGANQHPLSQSYKRYKQPGTLGSQDGLQRPRPRGDNLQNSSRNANTHHPQQSQSQPGSRIVRSGGNPRQHQVHDARTRPPGHHPGSYGHPGQTQTLPGACRKHPNAGSNLNLYLHNDLDRRFYFEKPAVSKCNLHSRSFAKSLNELCTEAAPPPPPPAPPATTTAPAPSLFADLPQEFPLTRSVSTTTEIYTAPVGSGTSAAPQTGQLKRKQQRNMATNTSGVQLEDQSRLGGLKRGLRKTKDELFQEFCRRAGMRSKPKNIYYISGSEGAGEEGEDEGRAVEMERRENAGHATDPEVLDDDDEDGDDHGFRQFRLEEDQLYVVGDHAQLVVPRRSSMGLDPLGQPLRRLNSNLSLHTEQGAGTGIAGGAWPQMQRMPFPPPPSTLPRCFLRQSSDSLQSGGYNTLSSSQQRFSQLMLQHQQQLQQQNRYLSTLTLPGAGGTGSGGGVVGGGQVPPKSQVQWPVAIPSSPSNYSNGYQQHPQPIYPGGGGGGAGSVLGSAAGASSASTSHPAKFQRAYAFDDPQRRSSYVSDAFDLDEIERERRRSHASLFGLSQGRDPYDLINGTAV; from the exons ATGAGGGACTATCCTTCGGTGCCGAATGTCTTTCGTGTGGCCTCAACGCACAGCATTAATAGCGAAAATCCCTATAATAATGCCAAGAACTTGAAAGTCATTAGCAATCAAAATAACTCGAATTCCAATACAAAAAGTCAAGAGTCGCAACCAAAACCTTTGGCAATGCATCAACTAACAACTAGTGCTTCTATAGAGAGAAGTAATTCAActcaacatcagcagcagcaacagcaacagccacagAAGCAACTTCAACCACAACAATCGCCATATGCAACATTGCCGAGGGGACAGCGATTCGTTTCCCAGCCACATCAACAAACTGGAGTGATCAACACCATTTCTGGCAGTATTCCTGCCACAGGATTTGGTTCTATGGCTGGCAGCTTCAGTGATCTGCAACTCAACAATATTGGCAACAACAGgagacagcagcagcaacagcgacAAGTAACTGGCTTTGGAAATTACAAAACACCAAATGAAttgcaacatcagcagcagcaacagcagaaacagcaacaacagcaaatacaattgcaacatcagcagcagcagcagcaacatattctaagacaacagcaacatcattTGGGAGGCGGAATTGTGGGCATGCCCGATCATCAGGGCGGTATCAGCAATATGGTCAACACCAGTGGAGGCTACCTGTGGCTACTCACACCCGTGGCAGCCAG CATATCGGTGGCCATTGTCATCGCCGCCCTGGCCGGACCCCAATGGCTCTTCACGGAGGAGAAGCTACCCAATTCCAACTACAATGGTACGGCCAACTTCAATGCCCTGGACGACGGCGCCTACATCACCAAATATACCAAGTCCAGTCTCTGGATATTGTGCACCACCCTGCCAG gcCTGGATGTGGACTCATATAATTGCATTAAAATTGACTATTTTCCTAAAGAAGGCTACCAACCAGATCCACATGACTCGACGCCGGCAATACCCT ATACTGTCACCAAATCATGTCCCATTTTCCTGGCCGCAGGTGTGTTTTTGGTGATCAGctttattgtatttttgatTCCTACCTGTTCGCatcaaaataatttatattattttagtgCTGGGATACTGTTTATTGTTAGTG gttTGGTTATGCTCATTGGCTTGATTGCTTATATTTCCATATTGAAAGCGGAAATTGGGTCAAAGTTGAGGCCTCGATCGACCCTACAACCGGCTCTGTTTAAAGTTACTTATGGACAAAGCTTTTTCCTCTTCGTTTGTGGATTTATTGTCACGGAATTTGTGGGTgttttgaatatatttttatttattaatctaCAGGAAGTGAATTATTATAGT cgatTGCCCTGCTTCAGTGTTGCCAACATCCAGGCCAAGTTCAAGGAGGGCGCCAACCAGCATCCATTGAGTCAGTCCTACAAGCGGTACAAGCAGCCGGGCACCCTGGGCAGTCAGGACGGGCTGCAAAGACCACGGCCGAGGGGCGATAATCTGCAGAACTCCTCCAGGAATGCCAACACTCATCATCCTCAGCAGTCCCAGTCACAGCCAGGTTCGAGAATCGTGCGTAGCGGTGGAAATCCGCGCCAGCATCAGGTACACGATGCTAGGACACGACCTCCAGGACATCATCCGGGCAGTTATGGCCATCCGGGTCAGACCCAGACTCTGCCAGGAGCCTGCCGGAAGCATCCCAATGCCGGTTCCAATTTGAACCTGTATCTTCACAATGACTTGGACAGGCG tttctaTTTTGAAAAACCCGCTGTCTCGAAATGTAATCTCCACTCTCGGAGCTTCGCCAAATCATTGAATGAACTTTGCACCGAGGCTGCTCCTCCGCCACCACCGCCTGCTCCACCGGCCACCACTACAGCACCGGCTCCCTCCCTGTTTGCCGATCTGCCGCAGGAGTTCCCACTCACCAGGTCCGTGTCCACCACCACCGAGATATACACGGCACCGGTCGGATCTGGGACAAGTGCGGCGCCACAAACAGGACAACTGAAGCGGAAACAGCAAAGAAACATGGCCACCAACACTTCCGGCGTGCAGCTGGAGGATCAGTCCAGGTTGGGTGGCCTGAAACGGGGCCTGCGAAAAACTAAGGATGAACTCTTTCAGGAATTCTGTCGTCGAGCGGGAATGCGAAGTAAACCGAAGAATATTTATTACATTAGTGGCAGTGAGGGGGCTGGGGAGGAGGGCGAGGACGAAGGCAGGGCGGTGGAAATGGAGCGGAGAGAGAATGCAGGACATGCGACAGACCCGGAAGTCctggacgatgatgatgaggatGGCGATGATCACGGTTTCAGACAGTTTCGACTCGAAGAAGATCAACTTTATGTAGTGGGAG accACGCCCAGTTGGTTGTCCCACGTCGCTCCTCCATGGGCTTGGATCCCTTGGGACAACCTTTGAGGCGTTTGAACTCGAATCTCTCCCTTCACACGGAGCAGGGAGCTGGAACTGGAATCGCTGGAGGAGCTTGGCCTCAAATGCAAAGGATGCCCTTCCCCCCACCGCCCAGCACCTTGCCACGCTGCTTCCTCCGGCAGTCCTCGGATTCCCTGCAGAGTGGAGGCTACAATACCCTGAGCAGCAGCCAGCAGAGGTTCTCCCAACTGATGttgcaacatcagcagcaattGCAGCAACAGAATCGCTACCTTTCCACCTTGACCTTGCCGGGAGCTGGGGGAACAGGCTCCGGAGGAGGAGTAGTAGGAGGTGGACAAGTCCCACCAAAATCACAAGTTCAGTGGCCGGTGGCTATACCATCGTCGCCATCAAACTATTCCAATGGTTATCAGCAACATCCACAGCCCATTTatccaggaggaggaggaggaggagccggATCTGTACTGGGATCTGCAGCAGGAGCATCTAGCGCATCCACATCTCACCCAGCCAAATTCCAAAGGGCCTATGCCTTCGACGATCCCCAAAGAAGGTCCAGCTATGTGAGCGATGCCTTTGATCTGGACGAAATTGAGCGGGAGCGGCGGAGATCCCATGCCAGTCTCTTTGGATTATCCCAGGGTAGGGATCCCTACGATCTCATCAATGGAACAGCAGTCTAA